The Mercurialis annua linkage group LG8, ddMerAnnu1.2, whole genome shotgun sequence genome window below encodes:
- the LOC126660608 gene encoding uncharacterized protein LOC126660608, producing MNRSFRSSQQLDSSAPSSSSFSQMKMAAAAVKQRQQLRATMLKEKEEELALFLDMKKREKEHQQLNNLLLLNDSEDDFDSPLGSKAGSSPLFNISSTTTAMPALPPRKVSGAEEFLNSENDKNDYDWLLTPPGTPLFPSLEMESQKTVMSQIGTPKARPTALKSRLANPQPEPAARGTLVSKQPVSSPGLNSSAAGMRRPSSSGGPGSRPSTPTGRPTLTPASKPSRSSTPTSRATLPSSRSSATATKPTVSAAKPTPSTTKPTVPARSSTPTRPTARSSTPTRSTARSSTPTPTARPSIPPAKSTSRASTPTRRSSAPASAPSVSAPPIRSSPSITRTTLTAARNPVPSQGTSPTVKSRPWKPSEMPGFSLDAPPNLRTSLPDRPLSASRGRPGAPSSRSSSVEPTSNGRPKRQSCSPARGRAPNGILHASGSSVPAISRLHAKANDNVSPALVGTKMVERVINMRKLAPPRQDDKLSPHGNLSGKSSSPDSSGFGRSLSKKSLDMAMRHMDIRRSIPGNLRPLMTNIPASSMYSVRSGSTRSRTISVSDSPLATSSNASSELSVNNNGICLDGIDIEDEVGNERGGRSPIRGR from the exons atgaACCGGAGTTTTAGGTCTTCACAGCAGCTGGACTCCTCGGCGCCGTCGTCGTCGTCGTTTTCGCAGATGAAAATGGCGGCAGCGGCGGTGAAGCAGCGGCAGCAATTGAGAGCGACGATGTTGAAGGAGAAGGAAGAGGAACTAGCGTTGTTTTTAGATATGAAGAAACGCGAGAAGGAACATCAACAGCTTAATAATCTTTTGCTTTTGAATGACTCTGAAGATGATTTTGATTCTCCTTTag GTTCGAAAGCTGGAAGTTCGCCTTTGTTTAATATATCATCTACAACGACAGCTATGCCTGCGCTGCCGCCGCGGAAAGTTAGTGGTGCTGAGGAGTTTCTTAATTCGGAGAATGATAAGAATGACTATGACTG GCTTCTCACACCTCCTGGTACTCCTTTGTTTCCTTCTTTGGAGATGGAATCACAAAAGACGGTTATGAGTCAAATTGGTACTCCAAAGGCTCGCCCCACTGCCCTCAAATCTAGG CTAGCAAACCCTCAGCCAGAACCTGCCGCTAGAGGAACTTTAGTATCTAAGCAACCAGTTTCCTCTCCTGGGTTGAACTCTTCTGCTGCAGGGATGCGGAGGCCTTCGTCGTCAGGTGGTCCAGGATCACGGCCTTCAACACCAACTGGGCGCCCTACCTTGACGCCAGCTTCAAAGCCTTCTAGATCGTCAACACCTACTTCACGGGCCACTCTACCTTCATCGAGATCATCAGCCACTGCAACTAAGCCCACTGTCTCTGCCGCTAAGCCTACCCCCTCTACCACAAAACCGACTGTTCCTGCAAGATCTTCAACACCAACAAGGCCTACTGCAAGATCATCAACACCTACAAGGTCTACGGCGAGATCGTCAACACCAACACCAACTGCGAGGCCCTCCATACCTCCAGCTAAATCCACATCAAGAGCATCAACCCCAACTCGACGTTCATCCGCACCAGCTAGTGCACCATCAGTATCTGCTCCTCCAATTAGGTCATCTCCTTCAATCACCAGGACAACACTCACAGCAGCAAGAAATCCAGTGCCATCGCAAGGAACTTCTCCAACAGTGAAATCTAGGCCATGGAAGCCATCCGAGATGCCTGGTTTCTCTCTCGATGCTCCCCCAAATTTAAGAACATCACTACCCGATAGGCCACTTTCTGCATCTAGAGGAAGGCCTGGAGCGCCCAGTTCACGATCTTCCTCCGTTGAGCCAACATCTAATGGAAGACCAAAACGGCAATCATGCTCTCCTGCAAGAGGACGAGCCCCTAATGGCATTTTGCATGCAAGTGGGAGCTCTGTTCCCGCAATCAGTCGTCTACATGCTAAAGCTAATGACAATGTGAGCCCTGCCCTAGTCGGAACTAAGATGGTTGAAAGAGTAATAAATATGCGAAAACTGGCACCTCCTAGGCAAGATGATAAACTTTCTCCTCATGGTAACTTGTCTGGGAAGTCATCGTCACCAGACAGCTCTGGCTTTGGAAGATCACTTTCGAAGAAATCTTTGGATATGGCTATGAGACACATG GACATAAGGCGAAGCATTCCTGGCAATTTACGGCCTCTGATGACTAATATTCCAGCGTCGTCTATGTATAGTGTAAGATCGGGTTCTACAAGAAGCAGAACGATTAGCGTATCAGACTCTCCTTTGGCAACAAGCAGTAACGCCAGTTCCGAGTTAAGTGTCAACAACAATGGTATTTGTTTAGACGGGATTGACATAGAGGACGAAGTTGGCAATGAAAGAGGCGGACGTTCTCCAATACGAGGCAGGTGA